A section of the Plutella xylostella chromosome 18, ilPluXylo3.1, whole genome shotgun sequence genome encodes:
- the LOC105391021 gene encoding vam6/Vps39-like protein, producing MHEAYEISHLLNVTLQIEAIAAYDCNLLIGTRQGQLLMYSLSKSRENGKYEVQLLQLSKNFSKKPIQQIEVIPESNILLCLTDNVLATYDLGGTNFPLLKTFQETKGASIFALDNKPATSITGESKSVVRLCVAVRRKLFIYFYDAKNGEFKKHIFDFTVPDVPKAMTWGQEYLCVGFKAEYTLFDLSSGNPKELFPTSSSKSLEPTVSKYSETCFLLGRDSTSVLVEEAKEIEIKNTIKWKEAPVAVVWDEPYIVGLLQEEVVVQTIDPPLFIQTLPELNKARMMYRCKRGLIFVSSIGQLWCLSAVDVTKQRQQLLKDKHFQIAMDLTNLSDASEEEKKQKIHSIQMMYTLELFDNKQYSQSMKEFIKLNTDPAEVIKLFPELDNVPGTEGKSGTLSGKDLENALNALIEYLTELRSKIGKGEASGSQDEGGSQRNVAQQLELIDTTLLKCYLQTNDAFVAPLLRLNNCRLEEAERTLLAHGKHSELIILYQTKGQHMKALQLLKEQAKQPDSSLKGYHRTKSYLQQLGADHLNLIFKFCDWILKEHPEEGLKIFTEDIAEVEHLPRPKILDFLLREHETLVIPYLEHVIHTWNETNPSFHDALITKYREKITDKKATITDEELQHTKSKLVAFLEESSCYTPERMILHFPNDSLFEERAIVLGKLGRHEQALAIYIQVLGDVDRAIRYCETVTERNPDKSQDVFVTLMRALLTPERVSALTGPLASAPRHPRSLEPDVETALEILEKHADHISPLKALAVLPDSVPLLRLTRFLQAALDSQLALKRRTQLLKGLLYAEHLQVEELKQYHESKMVVMTDYNVCPVCKKRFGNQSAFVRYPNGDIVHYSCRQDK from the exons ATGCATGAGGCGTATGAGATATCTCATTTACTCAATGTTACTTTGCAAATAGAAGCTATAGCTGCTTATG ATTGCAATCTCTTAATCGGCACCAGACAAGGCCAGCTGTTGATGTACTCACTCTCAAAGAGCAGGGAGAATGGCAAATATGAGGTGCAACTTCTACAGCTCTCCAAGAACTTCAGCAAGAAGCCAATACAGCAGATAGAAGTTATACCAG aGAGCAATATCCTGTTATGCTTAACAGATAATGTTTTAGCTACATATGATTTAGGAGGAACCAACTTTCCTTTACTGAAGACATTTCAGGAGACCAAGGGTGCATCTATATTTGCTCTAGACAACAAG CCTGCTACATCAATAACTGGAGAATCCAAGTCAGTGGTCCGACTCTGCGTGGCAGTCAGAAGGAAGCTGTTCATTTACTTCTATGATGCTAAGAATGGCGAGTTCaagaagcacatatttgacTTCACCGTGCCCGATGTGCCGAAGGCCATGACCTGGGGCCAGGAGTACTTGTGTGTTGGCTTCAAAGCCGAGTATACCTTGTTTGAT CTATCATCAGGGAACCCCAAGGAGTTATTCCCAACAAGCAGCTCGAAGTCTCTAGAGCCCACTGTGTCCAAGTACTCTGAGACATGCTTCCTGCTTGGACGTGACAGCACTTCCGTATTGGTGGAGGAAGCTAAAGAGATTGAAATAAAGAACACTATCAAATGGAAGGAGGCACCGGTCGCTGTTG TTTGGGATGAGCCTTACATTGTCGGCCTTCTTCAAGAGGAAGTGGTTGTACAAACCATAGACCCGCCGctcttcatacaaactctaCCTGAACTGAATAAGGCGAGAATGATGTATAG ATGCAAGCGCGGCCTCATATTCGTGTCGTCGATCGGGCAGCTGTGGTGCCTCAGCGCGGTGGACGTCACCAAGCAGCGGCAGCAGCTGCTCAAGGACAAGCACTTCCAGATCGCCATGGACTTAACG AACCTCTCAGACGCCTCGGAAGaagagaaaaaacaaaaaatacattccaTTCAAATGATGTACACTTTGGAGCTGTTTGACAACAAACAGTACTCTCAAAGCATGAAGGAGTTCATCAAACTGAACACGGACCCGGCGGAAGTGATCAAACTGTTCCCGGAACTGGACAACGTTCCCGGGACCGAGGGGAAGAGTGGCACTTTGTCCGGGAAGGATTTGGAGAATGCTCTGAACGCgttgatagagtatttgacggaATTGCGATCGAAGATTGGGAAGGGCGAAGCGAGCGGCAGCCAGGACGAGGGAGGGTCGCAGAGGAATGTGGCCCAGCAGTTGGAGCTCATTGATACTACGCTTCTCAAGTGCTATTTGCAG ACAAACGACGCATTTGTAGCGCCACTCCTCCGCCTCAACAACTGTCGTCTAGAGGAGGCCGAGCGCACTCTCCTGGCCCACGGGAAGCACAGCGAGCTCATCATTCTGTACCAGACCAAGGGACAGCACATGAAGGCGTTGCAACTACTGAAGGAACAGGCCAAGCAACCGGATTCTAGTCTCAAGGGGTACCATCGGACGAAGAGCTACTTGCAGCAACTGG GCGCCGATCACCTCAACCTAATATTCAAGTTCTGCGACTGGATACTCAAAGAGCATCCCGAGGAAGGACTCAAAATATTCACAGAAGACATCGCTGAAGTAGAGCATCTACCGCGACCGAAGATTCTAGACTTTCTACTGAGAGAACACGAGACTCTAGTCATACCTTACTTGGAACACGTCATACATACGTGGAACGAAACCAACCCGTCTTTCCACGACGCTCTAATTACGAAATACAGAGAAAAGATAACTGATAAGAAAGCAACAATAACTGACGAAGAGTTGCAACATACCAAGTCCAAGTTGGTAGCATTTCTGGAGGAGTCTAGTTGTTATACGCCGGAGCGGATGATCCTACACTTCCCTAATGATAGTCTGTTTGAAGAAAGAGCTATAGTGCTGGGGAAATTGGGAAGGCATGAACAAGCGTTGGCTATCTACATACAAGTATtag GCGACGTAGACCGAGCCATCCGCTACTGCGAAACAGTGACCGAACGCAACCCGGACAAGTCGCAAGACGTGTTCGTGACTCTCATGCGGGCATTACTCACTCCTGAGAGAGTGAGTGCTCTGACGGGCCCGCTGGCCTCCGCGCCGCGACATCCGAGGAGCTTGGAGCCTGATGTGGAGACGGCGTTGGAGATACTGGAGAAGCATGCCGATCATATCTCGCCGTTGAAG GCGCTGGCAGTTCTCCCGGACTCGGTGCCTCTGCTGCGGCTGACCCGCTTCCTGCAGGCCGCGCTGGACTCGCAGCTCGCGCTCAAGCGACGCACGCAGCTGCTCAAGGGACTGCTGTATGCCGAGCACTTGCAG GTGGAAGAGCTGAAGCAGTACCACGAGTCCAAGATGGTGGTGATGACGGACTACAACGTGTGTCCCGTGTGCAAGAAGCGCTTCGGCAACCAGAGCGCCTTCGTGCGCTACCCCAACGGGGACATCGTGCACTACTCGTGCCGGCAGGACAAGTAG